The following DNA comes from Streptomyces sp. Ag109_O5-10.
GTTCCGTGTGAACACGACGGCGCTCGCAGACCCGGCCCTCGAACCCGCACTGCTCGCGGCCGAGTTCTGCCCTCGCAATGGGTAGAACGGCCGGGTCCGGGAGGAAGATCCCGCTGCCGGGTCGCTCGATCGGATGATCTCTGAGGGTCGATCCGGCACGGTCGGTCCGGCACGGTCGGTCCGGCACGGTCGGTCCGGCACGGTCGGTCCGGCACGGTCGGTCCGGCACGGTCGGTCCGGCACGGTCGGTCCGGCACGGTCGGTCCGGCACGGTCGGTCCGGCACGGTCGGTCCGGCACGGTCGGTCCGGCACGGTCGGTCCGGCACGGTCGGTCCGGCACGGTCGGTCCGGCACGGTCGGTCCGGCACCGCCGGAAACCACCGTCGCGGCTGGGCGCCGTCACGGCGGGCGCCGTCCCCGCGGGGGCGGACTTTCCGGCGGCCGACCGACACGCAGGGCCGGGGATGGCGGACTATCGCGGCACGATCTCCGGTGCTCCCAGCCTCGCCGCGTCCGCCGTCTGGTCGTCCGGCTGGAGTTGGGACTCGCGTTCGGCCTCGACGCGCTTCTCGTAGTGCTCGACCTCGCGTTCGATCTGGTCCTTGTCCCAGCCGAGGACCGGGGCCATCAACTCGGCGGCCTCGCGGGCGCTGCGGGTGCCGCGGTCGAAGGTCTCGATGGAGATGCGGGTGCGCCGGGTCAGGACGTCGTCGAGGTGGCGCGCGCCCTCGTGGGAGGCCGCGTAGACGACCTCGGCGCGCAGGTAGTCGTCGGCGGCCGACAGCGGCTCGGCCAGGCCGGGGTCGGCGGCGATGAGGTCGAGGACCTCCTCCGCCGTCGAGCCGTAGCGGTTGAGGAGATGCTCGACACGGACCACGTGCAGACCGGTGCGGGCGGCGATCCTGGCCCGGGCGTTCCACATCGCCCGGTAGCCCTCCGCGCCGAGCAGCGGGATGTCCTCGGTGACGCACTCCGCGACCCGCATGTCGAGCCCGTGCACCGCCTCGTCGACGGCGTCCTTGGCCATCACCCGGTACGTCGTGTACTTGCCGCCCGCGACGACCACGAGCCCCGGCACCGGATGCGCGACCGTGTGCTCGCGCGACAGCTTGCTGGTGGCGTCGGACTCACCGGCCAGCAGCGGGCGCAGACCGGCGTAGACGCCCTCCACGTCGTCGCGCGACAGCGGCACCGCGAGCACCGAGTTGACGTGGTTGAGGAGGTAGTCGATGTCGGCGCTGGAGGCGGCCGGGTGGGCCTTGTCCAGGTCCCAGTCGGTGTCGGTCGTACCGATGATCCAGTGCCGCCCCCAGGGGATGACGAACAGGACCGACTTCTCGGTGCGCAGGATCAGGCCCGTCGTGGAGTGGATGCGGTCCTTGGGGACGACCAGGTGGATGCCCTTGGAGGCGCGGACGTGGAACTGGCCGCGCTCGCCGACCATCGCCTGCGTGTCGTCGGTCCACACCCCGGTCGCGTTGACGACCTGCTGGGCGCGGATCTCGTACTCCCCGCCGCTCTCCACGTCCTGCACCCGGGCCCCGACGACCCGCTCGCCCTCGCGCAGGAACCCGGTCACGCGCGCGCGGTTGGCCGCCTTCGCGCCGTACGACACCGCGGTGCGCACCAGGGTCGCCACATAGCGGGCGTCGTCCATCTGGGCGTCGTAGTACTGGATGGCGCCGACGAGAGCGTCCTTGCGCAGCGCGGGCGCGACCCGCAGGGCGTGACGGCGGCTCAGGTGGCGGTGGGCCGGCAGGCCCCGGCCGTGGCCACGGGCCATCGCCATCGCGTCGTAGAGCGCGACGCCCGAGCCGGCGTACAGGCGCTCCCAGCCCTGGTGCTGGAGCGGGTAGAGGAACGGCACCGGCTTGACCAGGTGCGGAGCGAGGCGTTCCAGGAGCAGGCCGCGCTCCTTGAGGGCCTCGCGGACCAGGGCGAAGTCGAGCATCTCCAGGTAGCGCAGGCCGCCGTGGATCAGTTTGCTGGACCTGCTGGAGGTACCCGAGGCCCAGTCGCGGGCCTCGACGATGCCGGTGTTCAGGCCCCGGGTGACCGCGTCCAGCGCGGTACCCGCGCCGACCACTCCGCCGCCCACCACGAGCACGTCCAGCTCGCGCTCGGCCATGGCCGCCAGGGACTCCGCTCGCTGCTCCGGCCCCAGTGTCGCTGTCCTCACCGCTGCCTCCCGCTCTGCCGCCATGCGGCCATCGCTCGCCATCGGTCCATCGCTCGCCGCCGGCCACCGCCGGCCGGCGGCCGCCATCAGCCACCGCCGCCCGCGGGCCGCCGGTCGCCATCGGCCGTCGATCGCCGCGGAGGGCATCGGGTGCCTGCGGCCGTCGATCGCCGTTGTCACCGGTACCCGTCTACCCGCCGGTCCTGGGCCGATGTCGGTCACTGGTCGTCGTCGGTCGTCGGTAGTCGGTCGCGCCGTTGTCCCGGGTCGCCGGCCGGGTCGTAGAAGGGATCGTCGAATGGGTCGTGGACCGCGGCGTCCGCCGTCGAACGCGTCGTCGGTCATCGGTCGCGTCGGCCGCGCCCCCGGCGGGCGTGGCCCCTGCCCAAATTCTGACCGGCCGGCCCGGCTTCAGCCACCACTCACCCCCAGCCTGTGGACAACGGTCACCGAACCCATGGAAGACACATGAACACAATCCCGCATAACGGTCATATTTACTCCTAGTCTGACCGTGCGCCTCGCTCATCCTGTCCACAGGGCTTGCGCACCTGTCCCGCTTCGGTTACTGGGAAGGACGGCCCACGCCATGCCCGCAGACCTCGCCGTCATCGGACTCGGTCCCTACGGCCTGCCCCTCGCCCAGGCCGCCGTGGCCGCCGGCGTCTCCACGATCGGCTATGCCACCGACCCGGAGGCCGGCGGCCCCGACGCGGGCTCGCTGAGCCCCGCCGAGCTGCGCCGGATGCTCGCGAAGGGCTTCCGGGTGGCCGAGGATCCGGCACAGCTGGGACGGGTGCGCACCGCCGTGATCTGCGCGCCGGCCCCGCGCGGCGCCGACGGCGGGCTCGACCTGGGCCCGGTGGAGGCCGCCGCCCGCACCCTGGCCGCGCGGCTGCGTCCGCACACGACGGTGATCCTGGAGTCCCCCGTCCATCCGGGGACGACGGAGGACTTCCTGCGGCCGCTGCTGGAGAAGGGTTCGGGCCTGCGCGCGGGCCGCGACTTCCACCTCGCCTATTCGCCCAGTCGGGTGAATCCCGGCAACCGGGACTTCACGCCGGCCAACACCCCGAAGGTC
Coding sequences within:
- a CDS encoding glycerol-3-phosphate dehydrogenase/oxidase, with the translated sequence MRTATLGPEQRAESLAAMAERELDVLVVGGGVVGAGTALDAVTRGLNTGIVEARDWASGTSSRSSKLIHGGLRYLEMLDFALVREALKERGLLLERLAPHLVKPVPFLYPLQHQGWERLYAGSGVALYDAMAMARGHGRGLPAHRHLSRRHALRVAPALRKDALVGAIQYYDAQMDDARYVATLVRTAVSYGAKAANRARVTGFLREGERVVGARVQDVESGGEYEIRAQQVVNATGVWTDDTQAMVGERGQFHVRASKGIHLVVPKDRIHSTTGLILRTEKSVLFVIPWGRHWIIGTTDTDWDLDKAHPAASSADIDYLLNHVNSVLAVPLSRDDVEGVYAGLRPLLAGESDATSKLSREHTVAHPVPGLVVVAGGKYTTYRVMAKDAVDEAVHGLDMRVAECVTEDIPLLGAEGYRAMWNARARIAARTGLHVVRVEHLLNRYGSTAEEVLDLIAADPGLAEPLSAADDYLRAEVVYAASHEGARHLDDVLTRRTRISIETFDRGTRSAREAAELMAPVLGWDKDQIEREVEHYEKRVEAERESQLQPDDQTADAARLGAPEIVPR